The following are encoded together in the Coregonus clupeaformis isolate EN_2021a chromosome 24, ASM2061545v1, whole genome shotgun sequence genome:
- the LOC121537559 gene encoding baculoviral IAP repeat-containing protein 7-like isoform X1 encodes MWVTAQSVHTAAGNICPALGTPHSHPHSPLWNGKGMTGTGPKEKEATTSPSMTDDRSEMLYILEKPQMRGEAERLRTFENWPRDAPVTTANLARAGFYFLGPGDKVQCFCCGGILRNWIHGDSPIVEHKRHFPTCSFMLGRAVGNIPLFVIPGSPSDSVDGQLLSQLQRMTVDDQGSAGQAVYPEMELEESRLTTFHNWPTGASVQAGVLVRAGFFYTGYGDNVKCFYCDGGLRNWEPGDDPWQEHAKWFPQCDFLIQRRGRDYVSNIQDTHFHRETVGGSQTPVSREITSENDVVGGLGAPSAMLSPVVQTVLQMGFEAGLVESLVQTKYLLTGQHYTSVSDLVTDVLAAEEEDRTRGLQSRVQEPMERQGPSAGGVRTQTPIREKAVGDPTPEELLRQLQEERTCKVCMDKLVSIVFIPCGHLVVCSDCAASLHHCPICRATIRGSVRAFMS; translated from the exons ATGTGGGTTACTGCGCAATCCGTTCATACAGCTGCAGGGAATATATGTCCAGCACTGGGCACTCCGCACTCCCACCCGCACAGTCCACTATGGAACGGAAAGGGGATGACTGGCACAGGACCGAAGGAGAAAGAAGCCACCACAAGCCCGAGCATGACGGATGACAGGAGCGAGATGCTGTATATTCTGGAGAAGCCCCAGATGCGAGGCGAGGCGGAGCGGCTTCGAACTTTTGAAAACTGGCCGAGGGACGCACCAGTCACCACGGCCAACCTGGCCAGAGCGGGATTCTATTTTCTGGGGCCCGGGGATAAGGTGCAGTGCTTCTGTTGTGGAGGGATCCTGAGGAACTGGATCCACGGGGACAGTCCGATCGTCGAACACAAGAGGCATTTCCCCACCTGTAGTTTCATGCTGGGTAGAGCCGTTGGGAATATCCCGCTGTTTGTCATCCCCGGGTCCCCTTCTGACTCCGTGGACGGCCAGCTGTTGAGCCAGCTCCAGAGGATGACTGTGGACGACCAGGGGTCAGCCGGGCAGGCTGTCTACCCCGAGATGGAGTTAGAGGAATCCCGGCTAACCACCTTCCACAACTGGCCCACGGGTGCTTCGGTCCAGGCCGGTGTTCTGGTGAGGGCAGGATTCTTCTACACAG GCTACGGTGACAACGTGAAATGCTTTTACTGTGACGGAGGGCTGAGGAACTGGGAACCTGGAGATGACCCCTGGCAGGAGCACGCCAAGTGGTTCCCACA ATGTGACTTCCTGATCCAGAGGAGAGGGCGTGACTATGTCAGTAATATCCAGGATACCCACTTCCACAGAGAGACTGTG GGTGGATCACAGACTCCGGTGTCCCGAGAAATCACCTCAGAAAATG ATGTGGTGGGTGGTCTGGGCGCACCCTCAGCCATGTTGTCTCCTGTGGTCCAGACCGTGCTCCAGATGGGGTTTGAGGCTGGCCTGGTGGAGAGTCTGGTCCAGACCAAGTACCTGCTGACCGGCCAGCACTACACCTCCGTGTCTGACCTGGTCACTGACGTACTGGCTgctgaggaggaggacaggaccaGGGGGCTGCAGAGCAGAGTCCAGG AGCCGATGGAGAGACAGGGGCCCAGTGCAGGAGGGGTCAGGACACAAACACCCATCAGAGaaaaag CAGTTGGAGACCCCACCCCTGAGGAGCTCCTGCGTCAGCTGCAGGAGGAGCGGACCTGTAAGGTGTGTATGGACAAGCTGGTGTCCATCGTCTTCATCCCCTGTGGTCACCTGGTGGTGTGTAGTGACTGTGCTGCCAGCCTGCATCACTGCCCCATCTGCAGAGCCACCATCAGAGGCAGCGTCCGAGCATTCATGTCCTGA
- the LOC121537559 gene encoding baculoviral IAP repeat-containing protein 7-like isoform X2, whose amino-acid sequence MWVTAQSVHTAAGNICPALGTPHSHPHSPLWNGKGMTGTGPKEKEATTSPSMTDDRSEMLYILEKPQMRGEAERLRTFENWPRDAPVTTANLARAGFYFLGPGDKVQCFCCGGILRNWIHGDSPIVEHKRHFPTCSFMLGRAVGNIPLFVIPGSPSDSVDGQLLSQLQRMTVDDQGSAGQAVYPEMELEESRLTTFHNWPTGASVQAGVLVRAGFFYTGYGDNVKCFYCDGGLRNWEPGDDPWQEHAKWFPQCDFLIQRRGRDYVSNIQDTHFHRETVGGSQTPVSREITSENDVVGGLGAPSAMLSPVVQTVLQMGFEAGLVESLVQTKYLLTGQHYTSVSDLVTDVLAAEEEDRTRGLQSRVQEPMERQGPSAGGVRTQTPIREKVGDPTPEELLRQLQEERTCKVCMDKLVSIVFIPCGHLVVCSDCAASLHHCPICRATIRGSVRAFMS is encoded by the exons ATGTGGGTTACTGCGCAATCCGTTCATACAGCTGCAGGGAATATATGTCCAGCACTGGGCACTCCGCACTCCCACCCGCACAGTCCACTATGGAACGGAAAGGGGATGACTGGCACAGGACCGAAGGAGAAAGAAGCCACCACAAGCCCGAGCATGACGGATGACAGGAGCGAGATGCTGTATATTCTGGAGAAGCCCCAGATGCGAGGCGAGGCGGAGCGGCTTCGAACTTTTGAAAACTGGCCGAGGGACGCACCAGTCACCACGGCCAACCTGGCCAGAGCGGGATTCTATTTTCTGGGGCCCGGGGATAAGGTGCAGTGCTTCTGTTGTGGAGGGATCCTGAGGAACTGGATCCACGGGGACAGTCCGATCGTCGAACACAAGAGGCATTTCCCCACCTGTAGTTTCATGCTGGGTAGAGCCGTTGGGAATATCCCGCTGTTTGTCATCCCCGGGTCCCCTTCTGACTCCGTGGACGGCCAGCTGTTGAGCCAGCTCCAGAGGATGACTGTGGACGACCAGGGGTCAGCCGGGCAGGCTGTCTACCCCGAGATGGAGTTAGAGGAATCCCGGCTAACCACCTTCCACAACTGGCCCACGGGTGCTTCGGTCCAGGCCGGTGTTCTGGTGAGGGCAGGATTCTTCTACACAG GCTACGGTGACAACGTGAAATGCTTTTACTGTGACGGAGGGCTGAGGAACTGGGAACCTGGAGATGACCCCTGGCAGGAGCACGCCAAGTGGTTCCCACA ATGTGACTTCCTGATCCAGAGGAGAGGGCGTGACTATGTCAGTAATATCCAGGATACCCACTTCCACAGAGAGACTGTG GGTGGATCACAGACTCCGGTGTCCCGAGAAATCACCTCAGAAAATG ATGTGGTGGGTGGTCTGGGCGCACCCTCAGCCATGTTGTCTCCTGTGGTCCAGACCGTGCTCCAGATGGGGTTTGAGGCTGGCCTGGTGGAGAGTCTGGTCCAGACCAAGTACCTGCTGACCGGCCAGCACTACACCTCCGTGTCTGACCTGGTCACTGACGTACTGGCTgctgaggaggaggacaggaccaGGGGGCTGCAGAGCAGAGTCCAGG AGCCGATGGAGAGACAGGGGCCCAGTGCAGGAGGGGTCAGGACACAAACACCCATCAGAGaaaaag TTGGAGACCCCACCCCTGAGGAGCTCCTGCGTCAGCTGCAGGAGGAGCGGACCTGTAAGGTGTGTATGGACAAGCTGGTGTCCATCGTCTTCATCCCCTGTGGTCACCTGGTGGTGTGTAGTGACTGTGCTGCCAGCCTGCATCACTGCCCCATCTGCAGAGCCACCATCAGAGGCAGCGTCCGAGCATTCATGTCCTGA